A genomic segment from Natranaeroarchaeum aerophilus encodes:
- a CDS encoding HalOD1 output domain-containing protein, which translates to MTENFRYEPNEGESLSMAVVSAVALAHHEGVLEQDWIINNDINPDALDGLFQDGQLNMTLRFEADTTTVERVIESITGS; encoded by the coding sequence GTGACTGAGAATTTTCGCTATGAGCCGAACGAAGGCGAATCCTTGAGTATGGCTGTTGTGAGCGCAGTCGCGCTGGCACATCACGAGGGAGTGCTTGAACAGGATTGGATAATAAACAACGACATCAATCCTGATGCGCTTGATGGACTATTTCAAGACGGGCAGTTGAATATGACCCTCCGGTTTGAGGCAGATACAACAACGGTCGAGCGTGTCATAGAATCAATCACAGGGTCTTGA